CTCAGCATGGGGCAGGAAAGCCACCATGGCAGCCTGAGATTAGAGGGGAAACCCTTCATGAGCAAAGGAAGGAGGTCCCCTCTCAGAACAAGGGAGGGAAGCCCCATCTCAGCAGGGAGTAGGAAGGCCTGTCTCAGCCTGAGGCTCTGGGCTGGAGGACCCTTCTCAGTCCAGGACACCAGCATCTGGCTCGAGGCTGGTCACTCCTGGtcctggagaggaggaggagccctGCTTCCTGGAGCACACTCTTGGAGGGCATGCTAAAGAACACTGAATGCAGGGAGGTGGAAACAGACCCCACACCAGGAGAACAGGTGAGCAGGTCAGAGGAAGGAAACTCCTTACACGTGAGGGGCatagagagagaaggtggggccTATGGTCCTTCCAGAGGACCAGGGTTGCACATTCCTGAATATGTACATTCTCAGGAACAGCTCAGGCTCCCAGAGCCCAAAGGTCCCCAGGAAGGGCAACAGGGGTTCACACTGACCTTATGTAGGTGGGCTGGTCTGGAAAGGTGTCACACAAGGGGTTCCCTTCTAGCCAAAGCTCTTCAAGCTTCAGCCCTTTCATCTTGCTTAACTCCCACACCAAGTTCAGCTGAGAAATATGGGGAGGAAACTGGAAAGGagtcccagagaaagagagacacacgGGGCCCCCTGCGCCCCCAGTCCCCGCCTTTCCACACAGGTACCTTCTCCTGCCTCCTGTCATCACTCTGATGAGCACTACCACCCACTATCAAACCCAACTTTGACCTGgctccctcttcccacctcatTTTTGGAGAGGTTCAAGACCTTGATTGTGGGGGCCATCTCTATAATGTCAGACAGGCCATCCAGCCCATACAGTTTGTTGTTGCTCAAGTTCAAGGACAACAGCTATTGGTGAAGAAGAGTTAGAGAGACAGTTACTGTCTAAGGCCTCAGAGACAAATCTGTTCTCCACCCCATGAGTTCCATCCCTTACCATTAATAACAGCACTGGGCCTCAGCCCTATGCCTCACCTCAGGGAAATTCTCTTCAATGATCTGCAGGGTGGCAGCCATGCAGTTTCTTCGGTTCAGGATTATATCTATATCATGGCCCACCAAGTCTTCAGGAAGCCGAGAGGAGGCAATCAGAAGGCTGAGAGAGGCCCATGGCCagccccaacccctgcccacatCACCATCCCTCAGTCTCCCTCCCAGGCAGATCCCTGTGCCCTCACCTGCCCTAGAATTACTGACATCAAGTATACCTGGGTCAAAACGGAGACTCTGGAGATCAAGAGCTTGCTGGGAGACATCATAGCGTTTGTTCATGGTCAGCTGCAGAGAGAGTTGGAGAGAGCCACTGGAAGACTCTGGCGGGGATAGGGAAATTGGGggctggaggaagaagaggtgcGTCTGAGTGTGCACACACAATGGGCCTTGAGTCTGCATTACCTTTAGCTGCTCCATTTCTTCTGGCTCCAACTTGTACCTCACAGAGTAGGGTACGGTAGAGGGATTGACAAAGATAGATATCTGCAGGAAGGAGAGGTGGCGTAAGCACCAAGAACTTTCATTCCAAAGAAGAAGACCAGCCCCTGCCCTGTCCTTCTGCCACAGGACTAGGTAGAGGTAATGCCCTCAACCCATACCTTTCGGTTCTCATCGTCACAAATCCTGTAGCTGATATCCTTCAATGCAGAGGCAGTGCCAACATCCTGGACAAAGAATCGAGCTTGGTTTTTCACATAGTGAAACTGCAGGAGGGGAAGGCAACCATAATTTTGGAGGATAGAGTCTTCCTGCTCAgtgagctcccccacccccacctccctgtgcCCACTCATCGGGCTTCACCATCCTCTCTTACATCCACTGGAATGAAGGGGACACTGCAGTGACTCTGGATTGAATTCATTAGCCATGCCTTGTCGTACTTTCTCCCATAGGGAATCTAAAGGTGAAAAGAAGGGATGGGAGTGAGGAGAGACAACATGGAATTAAAGCTGGAAAACAGACCCAGCAGCATTCTTGTCCGACCTTCTACTGAGCCATAGAGGGCCTCTAAAGAAGAGACCATggcattatttctcatttttgtgcCAAATATGGATTTCCTCAGCCTGCTTTCTCTCCGTTGGAAAGCTCTCCTCCAAATAATTGCCATAAGGTTCTTTAATgtggtcttcctttttttaaattttatttatttattcataagagacacaaagagagaggcagagatataggcagagagagaagcaggctccatgcagggagcccgacgtgggactcgatcccaggactccaggatcacgccctgggccaaaggcagacgctcaaccgctgagccacccaggcgtcctgtggTCTTCCTTTTTAATAAGATTCCAGGATGGTCTATCTAATATGCAGACCTTGCCAAGACACTCACAGTGATCTTGAACCAGCTCCCTGAGGTTCCATCTTGTGTGTTCTCCCCCACTTCTTTCTTCAGAGTTTTTCTACCTTTCCACACAGTAATATGGATATGGCCTTCATTATGCCGTTTCACTCTCCTCTTGTTGCATCGGGTGCTATAGGGAGTGCTGTGGATGGGAagtggagaggaggagagtggCCATTAATGCTAAGAAAGGCTTCTTCTATACACCATCATCTCTCTGTCACCAGGACTACAATTAAGATTGCTTAACCATTATCCCACTTCTAGCATTCTTCAGTTTTCCAGTGAGAGAAGACAACGAAGACCAGGGAGAGTGAAAGAGTCGCAGAGTCCCAGGGGCTGCTACATGCAAACCAGGCTGCCTGTTCACTTACTGTCTTACTTGGGGGTCCTCCTGGACATTCCCCATTGACACAGTTTCATCATCCTCCTGGAGGTGTGAAGGTTGCGGCTCATATCCACCATGTTCATAATGAGGGTCCCTCTTGCCAAAATTACCTCGGAAAGAACTCCAaaccttctttcttccttgagATGAACTACCATCATCATTGTTTTCTCAAAAGGGGAACAAAAATACAAGATTGAAAATACATCAGTGGTCTATTCACCATGTACCACGTTCTAGGCTAACACCATTTAGGTGAGCAAAGTGTCAACCTGCCCTAAGGGTCCAATCCTCTAAACCCAAAAAGGAAACTCCTCTGCTTGTCCGGATAGGAGAGCCTTGTTTGACAGATGGCACTATCAGGGAAAGAATCTTGGAGGATAGGGAGGAAACTGTATTGAACCTTTTAAAGAATGAAGCAGGATTGATATATcaatatcatctatctatctatctatctatctatctatctatctatcatctatctatctatcatctatctatgcaTCATCCATGGGTTAGATTGGAAACCAGCCATACACCAGGAAGGCATCTGAATTGTACCTTCTCTCAGACCTGTCTAAAAACCACACCAATCCCAGGGAGGCAATCTCTCTCATGCTTTCCAAATACAATCAGCCACCAAACTGATCCCACCAATGATCAGCAGGCTGTACTTCCTTTGCTGGTGTAGTACAAGCTTTAACGTCAGGTGGGACTGAAGTAACAGCTTCCTAAGttggcccccctccccccagccttgCTGTCAACAATACTCAGTTTGAAATATCCAGAGGGAGCTTTCTTTTTTGCCCAGCCTGAAATGCCTTTCAGCTGAGGAGACCACGCTTCCTAACCTCAGCTCCTCTGTAACAAGGGTCTGAATGACAAACTGGGATGAAATGTCAACTACCATTTCCAAGTGTGTAgggattcttcttttttctctctattgCTGGTTTCTAATTTGGGTCCATATTGTGAtttcaattactttaaaattgGCTGCGGTTTGTTCAATGGTCCAGGAGGTGATCTGGCTTGATGAATATTACATAGCtatcgcggggggggggggatgtatTCTGCTGTCGTTGGGTGGAGTGCTCTATTTACATCATGTAGATCCAGTTGGTTTATTGTGTTATTCAGATCTCCTATATCCTTGCTGGTTTTGTCTCCAGCAATTTTATCCCTTGCCAAGGAGGGTGGTGTTGATGGCCCCAACTGTAATTATGGACGtggttatttctcctttcagctctatcagtttttgcttcatgtactttgatgctctgttgtttggtgcatacacatttaggatCATTAATTATGACTCCCCAGTAGATTGATCCTTtgatcattatgtaatgcctctTTCCGTCTCTTAtcaattttctttgctctgacaTCTGCTTTCTTGGATATTGTAGCCACAGGTATACTTAGACAGTGTCTTGGTGATATTTTGCCTGATATTCACTCCTACGGGTTTCATTGATGTTCACCATCCCCCCTCAAATACTCCCTGCCAACCTATATAATCCACCACGTGGAAAGATTTGGAAGTTTCCTGGCATCTACTGAAATAGGAGTCCCAATTCTCTCTCCCAC
The nucleotide sequence above comes from Canis lupus dingo isolate Sandy chromosome X, ASM325472v2, whole genome shotgun sequence. Encoded proteins:
- the LOC112649438 gene encoding nuclear RNA export factor 2-like isoform X6; translation: MQTFKNNDDGSSSQGRKKVWSSFRGNFGKRDPHYEHGGYEPQPSHLQEDDETVSMGNVQEDPQVRHTPYSTRCNKRRVKRHNEGHIHITVWKGRKTLKKEVGENTQDGTSGSWFKITIPYGRKYDKAWLMNSIQSHCSVPFIPVDFHYVKNQARFFVQDVGTASALKDISYRICDDENRKISIFVNPSTVPYSVRYKLEPEEMEQLKLTMNKRYDVSQQALDLQSLRFDPDLVGHDIDIILNRRNCMAATLQIIEENFPELLSLNLSNNKLYGLDGLSDIIEMAPTIKVLNLSKNEFPPHISQLNLVWELSKMKGLKLEELWLEGNPLCDTFPDQPTYISAIRDCFPKLLRLHPGPPLWSPLLTSSLLQDGQELPPPVIIDADTPCLIKPCKESYKGSETLKSLVLQFLQQYYLIYDSGDRQGLLGAYHDEACFSLAISFNPEDPAPSSLCEYSKESRNMKKLKDLSQCVQLLKHTNCDIVCSLCVLPKTQHDLSSLVVDMWFQTEKMLCFSVNGVFKEVEGKFQGSVRAFTRTFIVTPASNSSLCIVNDELFVRDATPGETQSAFSNQETFSSMPTLSQEQQEMVHAFSTQSGMKLEWSQKCLQDNEWNYTRAGQVFTVLQKESKIPEEAFKQIT
- the LOC112649438 gene encoding nuclear RNA export factor 2-like isoform X1, translating into MQTFKNNDDGSSSQGRKKVWSSFRGNFGKRDPHYEHGGYEPQPSHLQEDDETVSMGNVQEDPQVRHTPYSTRCNKRRVKRHNEGHIHITVWKGRKTLKKEVGENTQDGTSGSWFKITIPYGRKYDKAWLMNSIQSHCSVPFIPVDFHYVKNQARFFVQDVGTASALKDISYRICDDENRKISIFVNPSTVPYSVRYKLEPEEMEQLKLTMNKRYDVSQQALDLQSLRFDPDLVGHDIDIILNRRNCMAATLQIIEENFPELLSLNLSNNKLYGLDGLSDIIEMAPTIKVLNLSKNEFPPHISQLNLVWELSKMKGLKLEELWLEGNPLCDTFPDQPTYISAIRDCFPKLLRLHPGPPLWSPLLTSSLLQDGQELPPPVIIDADTPCLIKPCKESYKGSETLKSLVLQFLQQYYLIYDSGDRQGLLGAYHDEACFSLAISFNPEDPAPSSLCEYSKESRNMKKLKDLSQCVQLLKHTNCDIVCSLCVLPKTQHDLSSLVVDMWFQTEKMLCFSVNGVFKEVEGKFQGSVRAFTRTFIVTPASNSSIVESQQVDPRSSLVWWLEDWVLFLTIALTSLCIVNDELFVRDATPGETQSAFSNQETFSSMPTLSQEQQEMVHAFSTQSGMKLEWSQKCLQDNEWNYTRAGQVFTVLQKESKIPEEAFKQIT
- the LOC112649438 gene encoding nuclear RNA export factor 2-like isoform X8, with amino-acid sequence MQTFKNNDDGSSSQGRKKVWSSFRGNFGKRDPHYEHGGYEPQPSHLQEDDETVSMGNVQEDPQVRHTPYSTRCNKRRVKRHNEGHIHITVWKGRKTLKKEVGENTQDGTSGSWFKITIPYGRKYDKAWLMNSIQSHCSVPFIPVDFHYVKNQARFFVQDVGTASALKDISYRICDDENRKISIFVNPSTVPYSVRYKLEPEEMEQLKLTMNKRYDVSQQALDLQSLRFDPDLVGHDIDIILNRRNCMAATLQIIEENFPELLSLNLSNNKLYGLDGLSDIIEMAPTIKVLNLSKNEFPPHISQLNLVWELSKMKGLKLEELWLEGNPLCDTFPDQPTYISAIRDCFPKLLRLHPGPPLWSPLLTSSLLQDGQELPPPVIIDADTPCLIKPCKESYKGSETLKSLVLQFLQQYYLIYDSGDRQGLLGAYHDEACFSLAISFNPEDPAPSSLCEYSKESRNMKKLKDLSQCVQLLKHTNCDIVCSLCVLPKTQHDLSSLVVDMWFQTEKMLCFSVNGVFKEA
- the LOC112649438 gene encoding nuclear RNA export factor 2-like isoform X7 → MQTFKNNDDGSSSQGRKKVWSSFRGNFGKRDPHYEHGGYEPQPSHLQEDDETVSMGNVQEDPQVRHTPYSTRCNKRRVKRHNEGHIHITVWKGRKTLKKEVGENTQDGTSGSWFKITIPYGRKYDKAWLMNSIQSHCSVPFIPVDFHYVKNQARFFVQDVGTASALKDISYRICDDENRKISIFVNPSTVPYSVRYKLEPEEMEQLKLTMNKRYDVSQQALDLQSLRFDPDLVGHDIDIILNRRNCMAATLQIIEENFPELLSLNLSNNKLYGLDGLSDIIEMAPTIKVLNLSKNELNLVWELSKMKGLKLEELWLEGNPLCDTFPDQPTYISAIRDCFPKLLRLDGQELPPPVIIDADTPCLIKPCKESYKGSETLKSLVLQFLQQYYLIYDSGDRQGLLGAYHDEACFSLAISFNPEDPAPSSLCEYSKESRNMKKLKDLSQCVQLLKHTNCDIVCSLCVLPKTQHDLSSLVVDMWFQTEKMLCFSVNGVFKEVEGKFQGSVRAFTRTFIVTPASNSSLCIVNDELFVRDATPGETQSAFSNQETFSSMPTLSQEQQEMVHAFSTQSGMKLEWSQKCLQDNEWNYTRAGQVFTVLQKESKIPEEAFKQIT
- the LOC112649438 gene encoding nuclear RNA export factor 2-like isoform X5, which gives rise to MQTFKNNDDGSSSQGRKKVWSSFRGNFGKRDPHYEHGGYEPQPSHLQEDDETVSMGNVQEDPQVRHTPYSTRCNKRRVKRHNEGHIHITVWKGRKTLKKEVGENTQDGTSGSWFKITIPYGRKYDKAWLMNSIQSHCSVPFIPVDFHYVKNQARFFVQDVGTASALKDISYRICDDENRKISIFVNPSTVPYSVRYKLEPEEMEQLKLTMNKRYDVSQQALDLQSLRFDPDLVGHDIDIILNRRNCMAATLQIIEENFPELLSLNLSNNKLYGLDGLSDIIEMAPTIKVLNLSKNELNLVWELSKMKGLKLEELWLEGNPLCDTFPDQPTYISAIRDCFPKLLRLDGQELPPPVIIDADTPCLIKPCKESYKGSETLKSLVLQFLQQYYLIYDSGDRQGLLGAYHDEACFSLAISFNPEDPAPSSLCEYSKESRNMKKLKDLSQCVQLLKHTNCDIVCSLCVLPKTQHDLSSLVVDMWFQTEKMLCFSVNGVFKEVEGKFQGSVRAFTRTFIVTPASNSSIVESQQVDPRSSLVWWLEDWVLFLTIALTSLCIVNDELFVRDATPGETQSAFSNQETFSSMPTLSQEQQEMVHAFSTQSGMKLEWSQKCLQDNEWNYTRAGQVFTVLQKESKIPEEAFKQIT
- the LOC112649438 gene encoding nuclear RNA export factor 2-like isoform X4, with product MQTFKNNDDGSSSQGRKKVWSSFRGNFGKRDPHYEHGGYEPQPSHLQEDDETVSMGNVQEDPQVRHTPYSTRCNKRRVKRHNEGHIHITVWKGRKTLKKEVGENTQDGTSGSWFKITIPYGRKYDKAWLMNSIQSHCSVPFIPVDFHYVKNQARFFVQDVGTASALKDISYRICDDENRKISIFVNPSTVPYSVRYKLEPEEMEQLKLTMNKRYDVSQQALDLQSLRFDPDLVGHDIDIILNRRNCMAATLQIIEENFPELLSLNLSNNKLYGLDGLSDIIEMAPTIKVLNLSKNEFPPHISQLNLVWELSKMKGLKLEELWLEGNPLCDTFPDQPTYISAIRDCFPKLLRLDGQELPPPVIIDADTPCLIKPCKESYKGSETLKSLVLQFLQQYYLIYDSGDRQGLLGAYHDEACFSLAISFNPEDPAPSSLCEYSKESRNMKKLKDLSQCVQLLKHTNCDIVCSLCVLPKTQHDLSSLVVDMWFQTEKMLCFSVNGVFKEVEGKFQGSVRAFTRTFIVTPASNSSIVESQQVDPRSSLVWWLEDWVLFLTIALTSLCIVNDELFVRDATPGETQSAFSNQETFSSMPTLSQEQQEMVHAFSTQSGMKLEWSQKCLQDNEWNYTRAGQVFTVLQKESKIPEEAFKQIT